The following are encoded in a window of Clostridia bacterium genomic DNA:
- a CDS encoding formate dehydrogenase — MTNRKDRVERFNLAERLGHWSHAISFVLLLLTGSGLAFYSFAQVLGPEGLGIFRR, encoded by the coding sequence ATGACCAACCGCAAGGATAGGGTGGAACGGTTTAACTTGGCAGAAAGGCTGGGGCACTGGTCCCACGCCATCAGCTTTGTCCTGCTTTTGCTTACTGGTTCTGGTCTGGCTTTCTATAGCTTCGCGCAGGTGCTCGGCCCCGAGGGTTTAGGTATCTTCCGCCGCAT